A single window of Uloborus diversus isolate 005 chromosome 5, Udiv.v.3.1, whole genome shotgun sequence DNA harbors:
- the LOC129222001 gene encoding SAFB-like transcription modulator: protein MSAKVELKISDLKVADLKAELDKRGLDKTGVKSVLIERLRNALEDEGVDPDEHDFELNNESTNAKSNAKRKSSDIGEEEEMECGEISQKSEQLDDDDEDDDTPCSDEEMDDYKHKEDTESARFRMTAQVRQENSKPSNDDNAMEVTSSDVSKLEEAEVTDANQSETNAEDSNSAEKGSKSKVLKVIGKDKVQQVALTARTLWVTGLASTSKVSDLKNLFSKHGKVTSAKIVRSTKGTQRKWYGLLTMATSKDASKCIQKLHRTEFGGHVISVERRQTAPIVKKSEASSAKKQVSKGEEATPGKSDHDIKKSQSSADDDKRKDSSHIEAEEDKDKSDGERGSEDRGYRSYEGRSYFRGRYGRPPFRRPFGFRGRGSSSFRGRGRFTVGFRRPFGRPPFDRPGYRSFSRGFRYDSFKSRGSRIMPRDYMRERERRDEEMFRHRVIVRKQKEEAYRLEREKNQLRIEREMLEREKAEMLKIERAKQRMEREQLEVEREKLRRQAQMGKRPFRGRGGGPPPMWAEKRREGPPYDGEPSSSFSKFPYSREHSGYKKPEFSHHDDFRREKPDIPPPHPKFDREERREVTYHGAPERRVYSSRNDYRGPPPGPSSSEKHFVPRSKPREDWKFHERRPMDKPGYPPRGHKRMYY, encoded by the coding sequence ATGAGCGCTAAAGTCGAACTGAAGATTAGTGATCTAAAAGTTGCCGATTTAAAGGCAGAATTAGACAAGAGAGGGCTTGACAAAACAGGTGTCAAGTCGGTATTGATTGAAAGATTGCGAAATGCTTTAGAAGACGAAGGAGTTGATCCTGATGAGCATGATTTCGAGCTGAATAATGAATCCACAAATGCTAAAAGTAATGCAAAACGAAAAAGCTCTGATATTGGTGAAGAGGAAGAAATGGAATGCGGTGAGATCAGTCAAAAATCTGAGCAGctagatgatgatgatgaagacGACGATACCCCGTGTAGTGACGAAGAGATGGATGATTATAAGCACAAAGAGGATACTGAAAGTGCTCGCTTTCGAATGACTGCTCAGGTGAGGCAAGAAAATTCAAAACCTTCAAATGACGATAATGCTATGGAAGTTACATCATCGGATGTTTCAAAACTTGAAGAAGCAGAAGTTACCGACGCCAATCAGAGTGAAACAAATGCTGAAGATTCGAATAGTGCTGAGAAAGGAAGTAAGAGCAAAGTATTAAAAGTCATTGGTAAAGATAAGGTTCAACAGGTAGCTTTGACAGCCCGAACACTTTGGGTTACTGGACTAGCAAGCACTTCTAAAGTTTCTGATCTGAAGAATTTGTTCAGTAAGCACGGCAAAGTTACTTCTGCCAAAATAGTCAGAAGCACTAAGGGAACCCAAAGAAAATGGTATGGTTTACTCACAATGGCTACTAGTAAAGATGCATCGAAGTGTATCCAAAAATTGCACCGCACTGAATTTGGTGGCCATGTTATATCCGTTGAAAGAAGGCAAACTGCTCCGATTGTCAAAAAATCTGAGGCTTCAAGTGCAAAAAAGCAAGTTTCTAAAGGTGAAGAAGCTACTCCAGGCAAATCTGATCATGACATTAAAAAATCTCAATCATCTGCTGATGATGACAAAAGAAAAGATTCTTCACATATAGAAGCTGAGGAGGACAAGGATAAAAGTGATGGCGAAAGGGGAAGTGAGGACAGAGGATATCGTAGTTATGAAGGTAGGTCTTATTTTAGAGGTCGTTATGGGAGACCACCCTTCAGGCGTCCTTTTGGATTTCGTGGTCGTGGTTCTTCTTCCTTTAGAGGGAGAGGGCGATTCACTGTTGGATTCAGGCGCCCCTTTGGGCGTCCGCCCTTTGATCGTCCGGGATATAGATCTTTTTCCCGTGGTTTTCGGTATGATTCGTTCAAAAGTAGGGGTAGCAGGATCATGCCTCGTGATTATATGCGGGAAAGAGAAAGGCGAGATGAGGAAATGTTCCGTCATAGGGTAATAGTTCGCAAACAGAAAGAGGAAGCATATAGGTTGGAGCGAGAAAAGAATCAGCTGAGAATTGAAAGAGAGATGTTAGAAAGGGAAAAGGCAGAAATGCTAAAAATTGAAAGGGCAAAGCAAAGAATGGAACGGGAGCAATTGGAAGTCGAGAGGGAAAAATTGAGAAGGCAGGCACAAATGGGCAAAAGACCTTTCAGAGGTAGAGGAGGTGGACCTCCACCAATGTGGGCCGAAAAGAGGCGTGAAGGTCCACCATATGATGGTGAGCCATCAAGTAGTTTCAGTAAATTTCCATACAGTCGTGAGCATTCAGGGTACAAAAAGCCAGAATTTTCTCACCATGATGATTTTCGTAGAGAAAAACCAGATATACCACCACCACATCCAAAATTTGATCGTGAAGAAAGAAGAGAGGTAACCTACCATGGTGCCCCTGAACGAAGAGTCTATTCTTCTCGTAATGATTATAGAGGTCCCCCTCCGGGCCCAAGTTCCTCCGAAAAACATTTTGTCCCAAGAAGTAAACCGAGAGAAGATTGGAAATTCCATGAACGAAGACCTATGGATAAACCTGGATATCCCCCAAGAGGTCATAAGAGAATGTATTATTAG